The Eubacterium maltosivorans genome includes the window TAAACTGAATATTCAATTCTATATTCAGTATAATATAATGAATTCGTTTTCTTGTCAATGTTTTTTTGTTTATTTTATTATTTTACTATTTTTACTATTGGTTAATGCTAAATTTTACGTGTAAATTTAAAAATAATATAGTATAATAAATACTCAAAAAGTTTTTTAAAGGAATGGCCAATGGATAAATACAGAAATACAGATGACGGACAAAGAGAAAACATTTTATATACAGCAAAATCGCTTTTATTGGAACTGGGATACCGTAAAACAACCATTGCATTAATTGCTGAAAAAGCAGGTGTTTCGGTTGGTTTAGTGAATTATTATTTCAAAAAAGAAGAAATTGTAGGACAGATATTTCACGACTTCATTCTTTATATTCGTCTTTTTTTAAATAAAAAGCTCGGCTCTATGATTGAGAACCAGTTTCAAATGCACATATTATTTAATCGTATTTTTTTCATCAAAATTTTTGAGACCCCTGCTGCTTTAGAGCTATATAGCATACTCCGTGACAAAGAGCTTTACCTGGATGTTAGCCACGATTATATTCGAAGCTCCATGTCTGCCATTATCCTGGAATTTGATCTTGATATAGAGCCAAAAATGTTTAGGAAGCTGACCATTGCTGAGTATGGCGCCCGAAAAGCACTTTATCAGGATATCTATAATTCTCCAAACAAGGAAATTTCCATAGATTTCACGGACTTTTTATCAACTATTTCTGTCCGGCTAGCTGGTGTTACCCCTGAGATCATTGATAAGAATATAAAACACTGTAATAAGCTTATGCGCTATATTGATCTTGACAACATTCATTTTGAAGATGACTTTCATTCTCTTGATGAAACGCCATAAACCCGTATCAAATATCAAGAAAATACAAAAGCCCCATTCTTCACAAGAATGGGGCTTTTAAATGATTAAGGCTTTATATGGTCTATATTACACCATCAGCTCACAAATAGAGCGCGCAAATTCTACTGGATCTTCAATGTTCATTCCCTCAATGAGCATGGCCTGATCGTAAAGCAGGTTGGCATATTTTTTCAGCTTATCGTTATTTTTATCTTCATATGCTTTTTTCATGGCGTCAAACACTGGATGGTTTCCATTGATTTCGAGAACCTTATCGGCTTTGACGTCGCCGCCCATGGGCTGTGCGTTTAGAACTTTTTCCATTTCTAAGGATATTCCCTCTGTCGAGAAGCACACTGGGTGGCTTTTCAGTCTTGTGGACAGCTTAACCGCATTTACCTTGCCGTCCAGAGCGCCCTTGATGGCGGTCATTAAATCTTTATTCTCTTCATTTTTGGCTTCAGATTCTTTTTTGGCTTCTTCGGACTGTTCGATACCCAGATCATCATCGGAAGCGGAGCGGAATTCTTTGTCATCATACTTCATGAGGCTCTTAAGCGCAAATTCATCCACGTCGTCGGTGCAGTAAAGCACTTCGTAGCCCTGATCTAAGAGCAGCTCAATCTGCGGCATTTTCCCAATCTTTTCAATGGAATCACCGCAGGCATAGTAAATATATTTCTGATCTTCCTTCATTCTGCCGACATATTCTGCAAAGGTGACGGTTTTCTTTTCACTGGAGCTGTAGAACATCACCAGATCCTTAAGCTTATCAGCATTCATCCCATAGTTTTCATACATACCAAACTTGAGCGGCAGACCAAAGTTTTTATAGAATTCGTCGTATTTTTCACGGTCTTTTTTCTGCATGTCCATAAGCTCAGAGGTAATTTTCTTTTCAATACGCTGGGCGATGGCCATGACCTGGCGGTCCTGCTGAAGCATTTCTCTTGAGATGTTTAAAGAAAGGTCCTGTGAGTCGACCAGACCTCTGACAAAGCCAAAGTAGTCCGGAAGCAGATCCTCGCATTTATCCATGATCAGCACACCGCTGGAATACAGCTGCAGACCTTTTTTAAACTCTTTTGAAAAGTAATTATAGGGCACGTTCGACGGGATAAACAGCAACGCGTCATAGGTGCACACGCCTTCTACATGGGTCGCGATGACTTTTGCAGGATCGGTATAATCATAATATTTTTCCTTGTAGAAATTGTTATAGTCTTCATCGGTAACTTCGCTTTTATTCTTTTTCCACAAAGGCACCATGCTGTTGAGGGTCTCCTCCTCCAGGTAGGTATCGTACTGTGGTTCGTAATCCTCTTTGGCTTTTTCTTCCTCGGAAGTCTCTACCAGGGTACTCTTTTCCACTTCCATTTTAATGGGGTAGCGGATATAATCGGAATAACGCTTAATCAGCTCTCTGAGACGATATTCTTCCAGATACTGGCTGTATTTTTCATCATCGGTATCGTCCATGAGTGTCAGGATGATTTCTGTCCCGACTTCATCTTTATCGCAGGCTTCAATGGTATAGCCCTCCGCGCCTTCTGATTCCCATTCATAGGCCACGTCGCTGCCGTCTGCCTTTGTACGGACCTTGATGTCTTTGCTGACCATAAAGGCGGAATAAAAGCCGACGCCAAACTGGCCGATGATATCAATATCTTCCTGAGCCTCATGCTCAGACTTAAATTCCAGAGAGCCGCTGTTGGCGATAATGCCAAGGTTTTCTTCCAGCTCTTCCTGGGTCATCCCGATACCGTTATCGGTAATGGTCAGCGTTTTTGCTTCCTTATCCGGAATAATGTGGATCGCATAGTCTTCTCTTGAGAGGCCGCTGCCGCCTTCCGACATATTTTTAAAATAACGTTTGTCAATGGCGTCGCTTGCATTTGAGATGATCTCTCTTAAAAAAATCTCTTTGTTTGTATAAATCGAATGAATCATTAAATCCAGCAGGCGTTTGGATTCTGCCTGGAATTGCTTTTTAGCCATAATCTCCACTCACTTTCATTTCGTTATTGTTAGCACTCGTTATCTCTGAGTGCTAACAATACTATAGATCATTCTGATGAAAAAATCAAGATCTTTTGAGGAAAAATTTAAATAATCTTAATGACAATTTTTGTTCTCATAGCTTTCTCCCGTTTTTGTGACGTCTCAGTTATTACGAGTACCTTTATAAAAACTTAACAAGGATGCTCTGCATCTTCCTTTCCAGAGCATCTAAAACCAAAAACCCGCCGGAGTTTCCCTTGCTTTCCGGCGGGTAAGGCTGATTGTTATGATATTTTGGTTTCCAGCACTCGGCGCATCACTACCTGATTGTCATAGAAAAGATCAAACATATCCGGCGCAAAGAACTTTCCTCTGTCGCGGTACATAATCTCCAGAGCTTCCTCCATTGTGAAGGCCCGCTTATATGGCCTTACAGCCGTCAGGGCGTCGAAAACATCTGCGATGGAAAGCGCCTGTACATAAAGCGGAATCTCATTTCCCTTTAAGCCACAGGGATACCCGCTGCCGTCCCACCGCTCATGATGATACAGCGCCATATCTCTGGCATAGTTCAGGAAATCATCCGGGTGTGTGTTGTCAATAATTTTCTGTACCATATCGCCGCCGATCTGGCTGTGGGTTTTCATATGGTCAAATTCTTCCGGTGTAAGCGGTCCCGGTTTTTTTAGCACCTCATCCCGGATTCCAATCTTGCCGATATCGTGCATGGCGGAGGCCTGAAGCATATCTGCCCTGGTTTCTTTCGGAAAAGCCTTCTTATACTGCGGCGTTTTTTCCAGAATTTCAAGCAGCGCCCTGAAATACCGGGTGGTATTTTTCACATGACTGCCGGTGGTACCATCTCTGGACTCGATGGCCTCTGCCCAGCCCTGGTTCATCATCTTTTGCAAATCCTCGATGCGGCTGGTTTTTTTCCGGACAATTTCCTCCAGATTGTTCTGGTAGCCATACAGCTCTATCTGTGCGTCAACTCTGGCCAGCATGGCGACATGGTCGAATGGTTTGGTGATAAAATCCTTTGCTCCTAAGAGAAATCCCTTCTGTTCGCTTTCAGAATCTTTCTGTCCGGTCAGAAAAATGACGGGTATCCTCCGGTATTCGGGCTGTTTTCGTATCTGCCTCAGGGTTTCATAGCCATCGATTCCAGGCATTTGAATATCCAGCAGGATCATGTCTGGTCTGCCAATTTTAAGGTAACGCAGCAGCTGTTCTCCCGAAATCAGTTTTGTAAGCCGGTAATGCGT containing:
- the htpG gene encoding molecular chaperone HtpG, translating into MAKKQFQAESKRLLDLMIHSIYTNKEIFLREIISNASDAIDKRYFKNMSEGGSGLSREDYAIHIIPDKEAKTLTITDNGIGMTQEELEENLGIIANSGSLEFKSEHEAQEDIDIIGQFGVGFYSAFMVSKDIKVRTKADGSDVAYEWESEGAEGYTIEACDKDEVGTEIILTLMDDTDDEKYSQYLEEYRLRELIKRYSDYIRYPIKMEVEKSTLVETSEEEKAKEDYEPQYDTYLEEETLNSMVPLWKKNKSEVTDEDYNNFYKEKYYDYTDPAKVIATHVEGVCTYDALLFIPSNVPYNYFSKEFKKGLQLYSSGVLIMDKCEDLLPDYFGFVRGLVDSQDLSLNISREMLQQDRQVMAIAQRIEKKITSELMDMQKKDREKYDEFYKNFGLPLKFGMYENYGMNADKLKDLVMFYSSSEKKTVTFAEYVGRMKEDQKYIYYACGDSIEKIGKMPQIELLLDQGYEVLYCTDDVDEFALKSLMKYDDKEFRSASDDDLGIEQSEEAKKESEAKNEENKDLMTAIKGALDGKVNAVKLSTRLKSHPVCFSTEGISLEMEKVLNAQPMGGDVKADKVLEINGNHPVFDAMKKAYEDKNNDKLKKYANLLYDQAMLIEGMNIEDPVEFARSICELMV
- a CDS encoding TetR/AcrR family transcriptional regulator, with translation MDKYRNTDDGQRENILYTAKSLLLELGYRKTTIALIAEKAGVSVGLVNYYFKKEEIVGQIFHDFILYIRLFLNKKLGSMIENQFQMHILFNRIFFIKIFETPAALELYSILRDKELYLDVSHDYIRSSMSAIILEFDLDIEPKMFRKLTIAEYGARKALYQDIYNSPNKEISIDFTDFLSTISVRLAGVTPEIIDKNIKHCNKLMRYIDLDNIHFEDDFHSLDETP